The genome window AGAAACGGGGTTCGTCGGCAGTCGGTCAGCCGGCGTCCACTTCGCATGGCTCCGGCTAAGTATTGGTAACAGTGGTTGCTGATTACTGGATTTCAATCTTGCGCGGCTTGGCATCCGCTGCCTTGTTGATGGTCAGGGTGAGGACGCCGTCTTCCAGGCGGGCTGAGGCCTCGCCGGAAGCATGCTTGGGCAGCCGAATGGCCCGAACGAACTCGCCGTAGCCGCGCTCGCTGAAGTGATAGCGTTCGCCTTCGGCGACGTCAGCATGTTTCTTCTCGGCGCGGATGGTGAGTACGTTGTCCTCGAGGCTCACGTCGACATCCTCGTTCTTGAAGCCGGGCAACTCGGCGTAAATCACATACGCACCGTCGTTCTCCTTGAGTTCCAGGGGGAACGCGCCAGCATGGTTTCGCAGATGTGTTCCGGATGCCGGCTTCAGGGTATTGGCAAAGAAGCGATCCATCCAGTCCAGATTCCGATCGAAAGCAGCAAGCGGAGTAAGAGCGTTCATATCAGTACCTCCAGAATAGAGTAGTTGTATGGTTCTGGAGAACAGATAAACACGCGCGGCAGGTCGTCAAGAGATGCGACTGCCTCATCGTGCCGGGATGTAAGGCAAAGGTCGCCGGGAAAGAATTTGTTCCTTCCTGGTGGACCTCGAATGATCTGCTCTAGCGCACCCCTTTCTGCCTGAGGAACGGGCTGTACTTCTTGTCCGTGCCCATGATGTGGCCGGTGAGCCAGTCCTTGAGGAATTTCATGACCTCCATGGAAAGAGTCACGCTGCCGCTCTTGAGCTGCTTTTCGAAATCGAGGACCTTGTCCACGAATTTCTGATGCACGTCCTTGTGTGACCGAGCTTCGGGGTAGCCGTGCTTGGCGAA of Oceanidesulfovibrio indonesiensis contains these proteins:
- a CDS encoding Hsp20/alpha crystallin family protein — protein: MNALTPLAAFDRNLDWMDRFFANTLKPASGTHLRNHAGAFPLELKENDGAYVIYAELPGFKNEDVDVSLEDNVLTIRAEKKHADVAEGERYHFSERGYGEFVRAIRLPKHASGEASARLEDGVLTLTINKAADAKPRKIEIQ